Proteins encoded in a region of the Drosophila sechellia strain sech25 chromosome 2L, ASM438219v1, whole genome shotgun sequence genome:
- the LOC6613391 gene encoding probable G-protein coupled receptor 158 isoform X4 has product MELCIATKSKIVTAQSSMPQSSPCNSSSSSSSNCRNYQKKCHQNQTNTQVQSTQRSNCSSHSDRDHLINQQKQQNQRTNSATAASAAAATSSNSTSSSSKNIRQPSSSTQLNTLYALLVLLIVGLATATASPSPSPSHAPFGRESRRDALLAYYKRAHLPQSSSSSGGVSLGHKYHLLHDANGLDFDELTPTASSVSALSRAERFRLRKRSATPTTPVTPLDVATAAAAATDAAAKDAGSGKKPEEKCEPKVLETLPDEPFYDYTDIAEDAARQFIEFLSGKFPNANTPIAIDEPTRAEVSRRANGIASYALNEDDNLLAFAIAAPSIHTVVVKFRDNVTIPPDQVHNKAYLGSYWRELGAAWNSTDGTQEWGAPFRDCNLLTRRWLWPFRISFSEHRIKVVAAAFIAADEDVCNDGLEEVFGRRHGCDRNTTFCLLTENKPAATRDVYTCLCRESYYLPNSTLQGFRGDRVELSEGYDNYSCIPCPGGCTNCDSNGVCLTFQEEEVLNVDACLRLLVAIVLGACILCCIVLGVIVFRQRKCKAIASGMWTVLETILLGIVLLYASVAVHFFPASTERCLLEPWLRELGFITCYGAIILKLYRHLVDFRTRKAHRWVLRDVDLLKYLGTMVFAVICYMAAFTASSLDLLESAQLESLREADTNTCHPLKWELVTQTSEMLILCFGLHLSIASRNANTQFRERQFLVTALTLEFLVSSSFYFLRFVYLPEMSPSAILLALFIRSQLTNSFALGLIFVPKLWYQHKQGTSHDAGQRLGGGYAGLCLGDPDIGELTISEMSPEDIRAELKRLYTQLEIMKNKTLRQDNPHISKRRGGRKAGHRRFSLQALSAKHRSNKHHQDIEITEAEPSRTPEDSVCSAEGPTDTYAEISGVSHSMLSHSMVSHSVVSHSK; this is encoded by the exons ATGGAACTgtgcatagcaacaaagtcaAAAATTGTAACCGCTCAGAGTTCAATGCCGCAAAGCAGCccatgcaacagcagcagcagcagcagcagcaactgccgAAACTATCAAAAGAAATGCCAccaaaatcaaacaaacacTCAAGTACAGAGCACTCAGCGAAGCAATTGCAGCAGCCACAGCGATCGAGACCACCTGATAAaccaacaaaagcaacagaaCCAACGAACAAAtagtgcaacagcagcaagtgcagcagctgcaacatcATCAAATTCCACTAGCAGCAGCAGTAAAAACATCAGGCAGCCGAGCAGCAGCACACAATTAAACACCCTCTACGCGCTGCTGGTGCTTTTGATAGTCGGCCTTGCCACAGCCACCGCCTCGCCCAGCCCCAgccccagccacgcccccttcggGCGCGAGAGCAGGCGCGATGCTCTTTTGGCCTACTACAAAAGGGCGCACCTGCcgcagagcagcagcagcagcggcggcgttTCCCTGGGGCACAAGTATCACCTGCTCCACGATGCCAATGGCCTTGACTTTGACGAGCTAACGCCCACCGCCAGCAGCGTGTCTGCTCTCAGTCGGGCGGAGCGTTTTCGGTTGCGTAAGCGCAGCGCCACGCCCACAACGCCCGTCACTCCACTGGatgttgcaactgcagcagcagcggcaacagaTGCAGCAGCAAAGGATGCGGGCAGCGGGAAGAAGCCGGAGGAGAAGTGCGAGCCAAAAGTACTCGAAACGCTGCCAGATGAGCCG TTTTACGACTACACCGACATCGCCGAGGATGCCGCACGCCagtttattgaatttttatcGGGCAAATTCCCAAATGCCAACACACCGATTGCCATCGATGAGCCGACACGTGCGGAGGTGAGTCGCCGGGCCAATGGAATCGCCAGCTACGCCCTCAACGAGGACGACAATCTGCTGGCCTTCGCCATTGCCGCGCCCAGCATTCACACGGTGGTCGTTAAGTTCAGGGATAACGTTACG ATACCACCGGATCAGGTGCACAATAAGGCATATTTGGGTTCCTACTGGCGGGAGTTGGG TGCGGCCTGGAACAGCACGGACGGCACCCAGGAGTGGGGCGCTCCCTTTCGCGACTGCAACCTGTTGACGCGTCGCTGGCTCTGGCCATTTCGCATATCCTTCAGCGAGCACAGGATCAA AGTTGTGGCGGCTGCCTTCATTGCCGCCGATGAGGATGTGTGCAACGATGGCCTGGAGGAAGTTTTCGGTCGCCGCCATGG TTGCGATCGGAATACGACCTTTTGCCTGCTCACCGAGAACAAACCCGCCGCCACCCGGGATGTGTACACCTGTCTGTGCCGGGAATCCTACTACCTGCCCAACTCCACGCTCCAGGGATTCCGTGGCGATCGGGTGGAGCTGTCCGAGGGCTACGACAACTACTCGTGCATTCCGTGTCCCGGCGGATGCACCAACTGCGATAGCAACGGCGTCTGTCTGACCTtccaggaggaggaggtgctCAATGTGGACGCCTGCCTGCGCCTCCTGGTGGCCATCGTCCTGGGCGCCTGCATCCTGTGCTGCATCGTCCTCGGCGTGATTGTCTTCCGGCAGCGAAAGTGCAAG GCCATTGCGTCTGGCATGTGGACTGTGCTGGAGACGATACTGCTGGGCATTGTTTTACTTTATGCATCT GTTGCCGTCCATTTCTTTCCCGCATCCACCGAGCGCTGCCTTCTGGAGCCCTGGCTCCGGGAACTGGGCTTCATCACCTGCTACGGCGCCATCATCCTGAAGTTGTACCGCCACCTGGTGGACTTCCGCACCCGGAAGGCGCATCGCTGGGTGCTGCGCGACGTGGACCTGCTCAAGTATCTGGGCACCATGGTCTTTGCCGTCATCTGCTACATGGCCGCCTTTACGGCCTCGTCGCTGGATCTCCTCGAAAGTGCGCAGCTGGAGAGCCTCAGGGAGGCGGACACGAACACCTGCCATCCGCTCAAGTGGGAGCTGGTCACGCAGACCAGCGAGATGCTCATCCTGTGCTTCGGGCTGCACCTGTCCATCGCCAGTCGGAATGCCAACACCCAGTTCCGG GAACGACAATTTCTGGTCACCGCCCTGACGCTGGAGTTCCTGGTCTCGTCCAGCTTCTACTTTCTGCGCTTTGTCTACCTGCCGGAAATGAGTCCCAGCGCCATCTTGCTGGCCCTGTTCATCCGCTCCCAGCTGACGAATAGTTTCGCCTTGGGTCTGATATTTGTGCCAAAGTTGTGGTATCAGCACAAGCAG GGTACGTCACACGACGCCGGCCAGCGGCTGGGCGGAGGATATGCCGGGCTCTGTCTGGGCGATCCGGACATCGGGGAGCTGACCATATCCGAAATGAGTCCCGAGGACATACGCGCCGAACTCAAAAG ACTGTATACCCAACTGGAGATAATGAAGAACAAGACTCTGAGGCAGGACAATCCACACATCAGTAAGCGACGTGGCGGACGCAAGGCGGGTCACCGTCGCTTCTCCCTGCAG GCTCTAAGTGCCAAACACCGCAGCAACAAGCATCATCAGGACATCGAGATCACCGAGGCGGAACCCTCCAGGACACCCGAGGACTCGGTGTGCAGTGCCGAAGGACCCACGGATACCTATGCGGAAATCTCCGGCGTGTCCCACTCAATGCTCTCCCACTCGATGGTCTCCCACTCCGTGGTCTCACACTCGAAGTAA